In the genome of Streptomyces sp. 846.5, the window TGACGAACCGCTGGTCCTCGGCATCGAGACCTCCTGCGACGAGACCGGCGTCGGCATCGTCCGGGGCACCACCCTGCTCGCCGACGCGGTCGCCACCAGCGTCGAGGAGCACGGCCGCTTCGGCGGCGTCGTCCCGGAGATCGCCAGCCGGGCGCATCTGGAGGCGATGGTCCCCACCGTCCAGCGGGCCCTGGACGAGGCCGGGATCAAGGCGAGCGACCTGGACGGCATCGCCGTCACCGCGGGCCCCGGCCTGGCCGGAGCGCTGCTGGTCGGCGTCTCGGCGGCCAAGGCCTACGCCTACGCCCTGGACAAGCCGCTGTACGGGGTGAACCACCTGGCCTCGCACATCTGCGTGGACCAGCTGGAGCACGGACGGCTGCCCGAGCCGACGATGGCGCTGCTGGTCTCCGGCGGGCACTCCTCGCTGCTGCTGACCTCCGACATCACCAGCGACGTCCGCTCGCTGGGCGCGACCATCGACGACGCGGCCGGCGAGGCCTTCGACAAGGTCGCCCGGGTGCTGGGCCTGGGCTTCCCCGGCGGCCCGGTGATCGACCGTTACGCGGCCGAGGGCGACCCGGAGGCGATCAAGTTCCCGCGCGGCCTCAGCGGTCCCCGTGACGCCGCTTACGACTTCTCCTTCTCCGGCCTGAAGACCGCCGTCGCCCGCTGGATCGAGGCGAAGCGGCGGGCCGGCGAGGAGGTGCCGGTCCGGGACGTCGCCGCGTCCTTCCAGGAGGCGGTCACCGATGTGCTGACCCGGAAGGCGGTCCGGGCCTGCAAGGACCACGGCGTGGAGCATCTGATGATCGGCGGCGGGGTGGCCGCCAACTCCCGGCTGCGGGCCATGGCGCAGGAGCGCTGCGAGCGCGCGGGCATCGAGCTCCGGGTGCCCCGGATGAAGCTCTGCACGGACAACGGCGCGATGGTGGCCGCGCTCGGCTCCGAGATGGTCTGGCGCAACCGCCGCCCCTCCGCCTTCGACCTGTCGGCGGACTCGTCGCTGCCGGTGACCGAGACCCATGTCCCGGCCGCTGTCCCGGCCGCGCCGGTCTCCCACGACGAGCTGCACCGGATGTCCGAGTAATCCTTACCTGATTGACTACTGGGAACTGCCTGGGAATCGCTAGCGTCCTGTTCCGTGCGTATGCGCATGCGTACGAACGGGCACGTCAGGCATGGAGCGGCAGACGGTGGAGCACGTCCTGGGAAGCTGGAGCGGCAGGGCCCTGGGCACGACGGCGGGGGCGCTGGCCCTGGCGGCGCTCGTGACGGCCTGCCGCGGGAGCGGAGGCGCGGCCCCGGCGGCCGGGACGAGCGCCGGGGCGGTGGGTGCCAGTACTTCGGCCTCCGCCCCCTCCGCGACCACCGGCGGGATGTCCACCGACGCCGCGCTCTGGTCCAAGTGGGGCCTCACCCCGCTGAACCCCACCCCGGCCCCGCCGGCGGACAAGCCGATCAAGCTGACCAGGACCGGCAAGGTCCCGGTCTTCCGCTCCGTGCCGACCACGCAGAAGGTCGTCTTCATCACCCTCGACGACGGCGCCGAGAAGGACCCCCGCTTCGTCGCGATGATGCGCGACCTCAGGGTCCCCTTCACGATGTTCCTGATGGACGACGCCATCAAGACCGACTACGGCTACTTCAAGTCGCTGCAGACGCTCGGCGACAGCATCCAGAACCACACCCTGCACCACCCGGCGATGAGCACCGTCTCGGCGGCCCGGCAGCGGGAGGAGGTCTGCGGCGACCAGAAGATCATCACCACCGAGTACGGCGCCGCGCCCTTCCTGTTCCGCCCGCCCTACGGCGACGGCGCCTACTCGTCGACCCTCAACGCCTCGGTCCAGGCCTGCGGCCCGCGCGCCGTCGTCTACTGGAAGGAGACGATGCAGATAACCGGTCTGCAGTACCAGAACGGTGACAAGCTCCAGGACGGCGACATCATCCTGGCCCACTTCCGCGGCCCCTCGGAGCTCAAGGGCGAGACCATGACCGCGATGTTCGCCAACCTGCTCAAGCGGATCCAGGAGCAGGGCTTCACGGTCGCCCGCCTGGACGACTACATCCAGAAGCCCTAGCGGGCAGCTTGTACAGGCTGCCCGAGCAGCATCGTCGGGGCGCCGGCCGCCCGGGTCAGGAAGACCGTGCAGGAGTTCGGCCCCTCCGGCTTGAGCTTGCGGCGCAGCTCCTCGGGCTCGATCGCCGAGCCGCGCTTCTTGACCACCACGGTGCCGACCCGGCGTTCGCGCAGCAGCGCCTTGAGCTTCTTCAGGCCGAAGGGCAGCACGTCGCTGATCTCGTAGCAGCCGGCGAAGGGCGTGGGACGGAGCTCGTCGGCTGTCAGGTAGGCGATGGTGGGATCGATCAGGCCGGCGTCCAGCTGCTCGGCGACCTCGGCGACCAGGTGGGCGCGGATCACCGCGCCGTCCGGCTCGTAGAGGTAGCGGCGGACCGGTCCGGCCTCCGGGTCCGGCAGTCGACCACCCGTGAGGGTGACGCCGCCGGGCAGCAGGGTCGCCCGATGGGGGTGCTCCGGCGCGGCCCCGGTGCCGAACCAGAGCACGGCCTCCTTGACGTCCCCGGCGTCCGAGACCCACTCGGCCTCGGCGCCCTCGGGGACGGCCTGGTGCGGGATGCCGGGGGCCACCTTGAGGGCGGCGAACGGGGTCTGCCGTGCCGCGGTGACGGCCCAGCTCAGCGGAGGCGAGTAGGCCTCAGGATCGAAGATCCTGCCCCGGCCGCCACGACGCGCGGGATCGACGAACACAGCGTCAAATCCCGTCAGTGCCACGTCCGCCACGTCGCCGCAGCGCTGCTGGATCAGCCCGTCCAGCCCCAGCGCCGCGGCGTTGGCCTCGGCGACCGCGCAGGTGAGCGGGGAGCGGTCGACGGCGAGCACCTCGATGCCGGCCCGCGCCAGCGCGATCGCGTCGCCGCCGATGCCCGAGCACAGGTCGGCGAGGCGGCGTACGCCCAGCGCCTTGAACCGGGCCGCGCGCCAGTCGGCGACGCTGCTCCGGGTCGCCTGCTCGACCCCGTCCGGGGTGAAGTACATCCGGGCCGCGTCCGCCGCGCCGAACTTCGCCGCGGCCCGCTGCCGCAGCCCGGCCTGGCCGATCGCCGCCGACACCAGCTCCGCGTCATGGCTGCGCCGCAGCCGGGTCGCGACCGCGAGCTCCTGCCCCGGCCGGAAGTCCGCCAGCTCGGCCAGCAGGGCCTGGCCCTCGTCGGTCAGCAGGGCACGGAACGATTCGATCTCCACCGCACCATCATCCATCGAATAAGCGCGTCGTTGGCACTCTGGTTGACTGAGTGCTAACCGCGGCCTAGTGTCGTCGTTGGCACTCTCCCCCGGAGAGCGCTAACCGCGAGAGGGCAGGTCCGGCACCGCGACGACGGGCTTGCACCACACCTCTGGCACCCAAGACATGTATCACCCCGTGATCTCCGAAGGGGGAGGTCGGAACGTGACGACCACCAGCTCCAAGGTTGCCATCAAGCCGCTCGAGGACCGCATTGTGGTCCAGCCGCTCGAGGCCGAGCAGACCACGGCCTCTGGCCTGGTCATTCCGGACACTGCCAAGGAGAAGCCCCAGGAGGGCGTTGTCCTGGCCGTGGGCCCGGGTCGCTTCGAGGACGGCCAGCGTCTGCCGCTCGACGTCGCCGTCGGCGACATCGTGCTGTACAGCAAGTACGGCGGCACCGAGGTCAAGTACAACGGCCAGGAGTACCTGGTCCTCTCGGCCCGCGACGTGCTCGCGATCATCGAGAAGTAAGCCGCACCGCACCACCGCACTACTGCAGCACCAGCTGACGCTGACCGCAGAGTCGTGACCCCGCCCGGGCCCCCAGTCTTCACTGTGTGAGACCGGGTGTCCGGGCTCGGTTGTTTGAGAGGGAAACCCTAAGCATGGCGAAGATCCTGAAGTTCGACGAGGACGCCCGCCGCTCGCTCGAGCGTGGCGTCAACAAGCTGGCCGACACCGTGAAGGTGACGCTCGGCCCCAAGGGCCGCAACGTCGTCATCGACAAGAAGTTCGGCGCTCCGACCATCACCAACGACGGTGTCACCATCGCCCGTGAGGTCGAGCTCGACGACCCGTACGAGAACCTTGGCGCGCAGCTGGTCAAGGAGGTCGCGACCAAGACCAACGACATCGCGGGTGACGGCACCACCACCGCGACCGTGCTGGCCCAGGCCCTGGTCAACGAGGGTCTGCGCAACGTCGCCGCCGGCGCCGGCCCCTCCGGGCTGAAGAAGGGCATCGACGCCGCCGTCAAGGCGGTGTCGGACCACCTGCTCTCGGTCGCCCGTGAGATCGACGGCAAGGAGGACATCGCCGCTGTCGCCGCGCTCTCCGCGCAGGACCAGCAGGTCGGTGACCTCATCGCCGAGGCCATGGACAAGGTCGGCAAGGACGGTGTCATCACCGTCGAGGAGTCGAACACCTTCGGCCTGGAGCTCGAGTTCACCGAGGGCATGCAGTTCGACAAGGGCTACCTGTCGCCCTACATGGTCACCGACCAGGAGCGGATGGAGGCGGTCCTGGAGGACCCCTACATCCTGATCCACCAGGGCAAGATCTCCTCGATCCAGGACCTGCTCCCGCTGCTGGAGAAGATCCTCCAGGGCGGCTCCAGCAAGCCCTTGCTGATCATCGCCGAGGACGTCGACGGCGAGGCGCTGTCCACACTCGTGGTGAACAAGATCCGCGGCACGTTCAACGCCGTCGCGGTGAAGGCCCCCGGCTTTGGCGACCGCCGCAAGGCCATGCTCGGCGACCTGGCCACCCTGACCGGTGCCACCGTCATCGCCGAGGAGGTCGGCCTCAAGCTCGACCAGGCCGGTCTGGAGTCCCTGGGCTCCGCCCGTCGCGTCACCGTCTCCAAGGACAACACCACCGTCGTCGACGGCGCCGGTGACTCCTCCGAGGTCGTCGGCCGCGTCGCGCAGATCAAGGCCGAGATCGAGAACACCGACTCGGACTGGGACCGCGAGAAGCTGCAGGAGCGGCTGGCCAAGCTGGCCGGCGGGGTCTGCGTGATCAAGGTCGGCGCTGCCACCGAGGTCGAGCTCAAGGAGAAGAAGCACCGTCTGGAGGACGCCATCTCGGCGACCCGCGCGGCGGTCGAGGAGGGCATTGTCGCCGGTGGCGGCGCCTCCCTCGTCCACGCCCAGAAGGTGCTCGACGGCGGGCTCGGCCTGGTCGGCGACGAGGCGACCGGTGTCGCCGTCGTCCGCCGCGCGCTGGTCGAGCCGCTGCGCTGGATCGCCCAGAACGCGGGCCTCGAGGGCTACGTCATCACCAGCAAGGTGGCGGAGCTGGACGAGGGCCAGGGCTACAACGCCGCGACCGGCGAGTACGGCGACCTGCTCAAGGCCGGCGTCATCGACCCGGTCAAGGTGACGCGCTCCGCGCTGCAGAACGCGGCGTCGATCGCTTCGCTGCTGCTCACGACCGAGACGCTGGTCGTCGAGAAGCCGGCTGACGACGAGGGCGACGCCGGGCACGGCCATGGTGGGCACGGGCACAGCCACTGAGGCGTAGCGCGCTGATCGGGGCGCGGGGAGCTGTCTGCGGCGAGGTGCACCTTTGCGGGTGGCTTGTCGCGCAGTTCCCCGCGCCCCTTTCGTCTGCCCTGGTTGCGCGGGTGCATAAGCTCACGAACGTTTTTAGCTCTCAAGTCAAAGCTGTGCTTATGTTGGTCGCATGATTGAGGCGCGTCATCTGCGAGTGCTCCGTGCGGTTGCCCGGACCGGGTCCTTCTCGGCTGCGGCGCGGGAGCTGGGGTACACCCAGCCGGCGGTGAGTCAGCAGATGAAGGCGCTGGAGAAGTCGGTGGGGACGCCGCTGGTGGTCCGGGTCGGGCGGGGGGTGCGGCTCAGTGAGGCGGGCGAGGTACTGGTGCGGCATGCCGCCGGGATCCTGGCCGGGCTGACCGCGGCCGAGGAGGAACTGGCGGCGATCGCCGGGCTTCGGGCCGGCCGGGTGCGGCTGGTGTCGTTTCCCACGGCGAGCGCGACGCTGGTCCCTGCGGCCGTGGCCGGGGTGCGCGAGGCGCAGCCGGGCGTGCGGGTGTCGCTGACCGAGGCCGAGCCGCCGGAGTCGCTGGGGATGCTGCGCGGTGGGGACTGCGAGGTGGCGGTGGCGTTCCGTTATCCGGGACGGGTGACCGAACTGCATCTGCCGCTGGACGACGGGGGGACCGGGTCGCGGCGGCAGGCGCGGGCCGAGGCCGTGGTGGAGGCCACTGCGTCGGCCGCGGCCTGCGACTGGTCCGATCTGGTGGTCCGGCCGTTGCTGAAGGACCGGCTGGTGGGCGTGGTCGCGGCCGGGCATCCGCTGGCCGGGCGCGGTGCGGATGACCCGGTGGCGCTGGCCGAGCTGGCCGACGAGCAGTGGATCGCGGGTTGTCCGCAGTGCCGGGGCCATCTGGTGGACATGTGCGCCGAGGAGGGCTTCGCGCCCCGGATCGACTTCGCGACCGACGACTACCCGGCGGTGCTGGGCCTGGTCGGCGCGGGTCTGGGCGTCACCGTGCTGCCGGAGCTGGCGCTGGCCTCGGTGCGTTCGGCGGGGGTGGCTGTGGTGCCGCTGGCCTCGGGGGTGTTCCGTGAGGTCGTCGCGCTCACGCTGCCGGATCTGGCGCAGGTGCCGGCGGTGGAGCTGATGCTGGACCGGCTGGCCCGGGTCCCCGTCCCGTCCCGCTGACGCGCGCGGGAGGGGCGCCCGGGCAGTCGAAGAAACGATTCTTCTTCGTATCCCCCGAGGTCAGTGCCGGATCGATTCGAAGACGTCGGCGTCGAGGTCCACCTCCGCCTCCCCGTCCGCTTCGGTGTCCATGTCCCTGGCGGTGCCGGCGCTCGGTCGGTGCCGGGTCCGGCCCAGCAGTTCCTCGCGGTCGTCCTCGGTCAGCCCGCCCCAGACCCCGTACGGCTCGCGTACGGCCAGGGCGTGTGTGGCGCACTCGGTGCGCACCGGGCAGCGGGAGCAGACCTCCTTGGCGGACTGCTCGCGGGAGCTGCGTGCAGCCCCTCGCTCGCCCTCGGGGTGGAAGAAGAGGGAGCTGTCGACACCGCGGCAGGCGGCGGAGAGCTGCCAGTCCCATAGATCGGCGTTGGGGCCGGGGAGGCGTGAGAAGTCTGCCATTGCTGCTCATTCCCTCAAGTTGTTGTGCGGTCCGGTCCTAGTAGATGAAAATATGACTCACATAGATCTAATCGGACAAGAGGCCATCAGCGTTGCATATAGGCCCTAAGTTCTGAAAGTCTCATAAAACGGACGAAGGGAGCAGTGGCGTGTCCTGCGACTGGGGGTACTCGTTGGGGCTGGAGGTAGGCCGAATGCGGCCGCCACGCCGGGTTCTGCCGACGACTGCGTAGCCGTGTGCGACGTGCGTGCGCTGTGCGCGCGGCGCCTGTGCGCCGGAGTGCACTGCGCGGTGGATGATCCGTAACGGGTCGACCACATAGAGTGGTGGAGGCGATCGTCGGGCCCGTAACTCATTCGGGTGACGGTCGTTGGTTGTGCGGAGGCGGTCAACGGGTCGGACGTCGGGGAAGACGTCTGTACACCACGGCCGTGCCGGTGACGCTTTGTACCAGCTCGTACCAGCCAGGAGGCTCAACGTGACGCGGATCAGCTGCGGAGGACGGTCATGACTTCCGTTCTCGTCTGTGACGATTCACCGCTTGCCCGGGAGGCGCTCCGCCGTGCGGTCGCGACCGTGCCCGGTGTCGACCGGGTGACCACCGCCACCAACGGTGAGGAGGTGCTCCGCCGATGGGTGGCCGACCGGTCCGATCTCGTCCTCATGGATGTGCGGATGCCCGGCCTCGGCGGCGTCGAGACCGTGCGGCGGCTGCTGTCCGCCGATCCGGGCGCCCGCATCATCATGCTCACCGTCGCCGAGGACCTCGACGGTGTGGCACTCGCGGTGGCCGCCGGCGCGCGGGGCTACCTGCACAAGGACGCCTCACGGGCGGAGCTGCGCGCCACGGTCACCCAGGCACTCGCCGACCCGACCTGGCGGCTCGCGCCCAGGCGGCTGCGCTGTGCCGAGATGGGGGCGGCGCCGACGCTGACGGCGCGTGAGATCCAGGTCCTGGAGGGGATGAGCCACGGTCGCAGCAACGCCGAGATCGGCCGCGAGCTGTTCCTCTCCGAGGACACCGTCAAGACCCACGCCCGGCGCCTCTTCAAGAAGCTCGGCGCCTCGGACCGGGCACATGCCGTCGCCCTCGGCTTCCGCTGGGGCCTGGTGCGCTGACGGTGGTGCCAGCCCCCGCCCGACGGGCGGGGGAGGGGTTGCTCAGGTTTCGCCGGGTAGGCTCCAACCATCGCCCGTCCGCCACCTGGGGTCTGCTCGGGGGTGCGGGGAGTCGCTCCCCGGGAGATCGGCGCGCGGGGAATCCCGGCCGAGGGCGCACCATGGAGTACATGGACCCAATGCGGAGTGCGGCGGCCGGTGGGCGGGAGGGGTCAGTGGTGGCGCATAACGTTCCGATGCACAAGTCGGGGTGCGGTGCCGCGTTTTCCTCCGCGACCAGGCACCATGGACCGGTGCGTGACGACGAAGTGACGGCTGCCGCAGGCAGCGTCCAGACCACCGGTGGGGCCGCTGTTCCCATTGGTGAGCTCGTGGTCCGTGCGGTCGGCGGGAACGCCGAGGCCACCGATGAGCTGCTGGCCCGGGTTCACCCGCTGGTACTCCGCTACTGCCGGGCCCGGCTGGTCCGGCTGCCCGGGGGCGCCCGGCACCATGTGGACGACGTGGCCCAGGAGGTCTGCCTCGCCGTGCTGTGCGCGCTGCCGCGCTACCGCGACCAGGGGCGGCCCTTCGAGGCGTTCGTCTACGGGATCGCCGCGCACAAGGTGGCCGATCTGCAGCGTGCGGCGATGAAGGGGCCCGGTCAGTCGGTGTTCCTGGCGGAGGACCTGCCGGAGACCCCGGACGATGCGCTCGGGCCGGAGGAGCGGGCGCTGCTGAGCAGCGAGGCCGCTTGGGCGCGGGAGCTTTTGGCTTGTCTGCCGGCGCGGCAGCGGGAACTTGTTCTGCTGCGGGTGGCGGCGGGGCTTACGGCTGAGGAGACGGGGGAGGTGCTGGGGATGTCTGCGGGGGCGGTGCGGGTGGCTCAGCATCGGGCTCTTAGTCGGCTTCGGGCGTTGGCGCTGGGTGGGCCCGAAGGGTTGTCTGCTTAGCGGGTGCGGGTTGTGCAGGGTTGGCCGCGCAGTTCCTCGCGCCCCTGGGGGGTGTGGCGCTAAGCACATGGGGTGGTTGTGGCGCAAGAGGGCTTTCTGTGTACCGGTAGACTCAAGTATCGGTGCCTAAGCTGCCTTGCTGGAAGGCCCCCGGTGGCGCCGACGTCGAGTGGTTGATCGGGTCGGTACGGGAAGGTGCCCCAATGTCTTTGAATGCCGCAGGTGTCCCCGAGAAGTTTGCGATGCTCGGGCTCACCTACGACGACGTCCTGCTGCTCCCCGGAGCCTCCGAGGTGCTGCCGAACATGGTGGACACCTCGTCACGGGTCTCGCGGAACGTCCGGGTGAACATTCCTCTGCTGTCCGCCGCGATGGACAAGGTCACCGAGTCGCGGATGGCGATCGCGATGGCCCGTCAGGGCGGCGTCGGTGTGCTGCACCGGAATCTCTCCATCGAGGACCAGGTCAACCAGGTCGACCTGGTGAAGCGGTCCGAGTCCGGCATGGTCACCGACCCGATCACGGTCAGCCCCGAGGCCACGCTGGCCGAGGCGGACGCGCTCTGCGCCAAGTTCCGGATCAGCGGCGTGCCGGTGACCGACCCGTCGGGCCGGCTGATGGGCATCGTCACCAACCGCGACATGGCCTTCGAGTCGGACCGCAGCCGGCAGGTGCGCGAGGTGATGACCCCGATGCCGCTGATCACCGGCGAGGTCGGGATAAGCGGTGAGGATGCCATCGCCCGGCTGCGCCGCCACAAGATCGAGAAGCTGCCGCTGGTGGACGCGGAGGGCAGGCTCAAGGGCCTGATCACGGTCAAGGACTTCGTCAAGGCCGAGAAGTACCCGCTGGCAGCCAAGGACGGCGAGGGCCGGCTGCTGGTCGGCGCCGCGGTCGGCGCCAGCGCGGAGTCGCTGGAGCGGGCCCAGGCGCTGGCCGCCGTGGGTGTGGACTTCCTGGTGGTGGACACCTCGCACGGCCACAACAGCAATGCGCTGAGCTGGATGGCCAAGATCAAGTCGTCGGTGGACGTCGACGTGGTCGGCGGCAACGTCGCCACCCGTGACGGCGCCCAGGCGCTGATCGACGCCGGCGTGGACGGCGTCAAGGTCGGCGTCGGCCCCGGCTCGATCTGCACCACCCGGGTGGTCGCCGGCATCGGCGTCCCCCAGGTCACCGCGATCTACGAGGCGGCGCTGGCCTGTCGCGAGGCAGGCGTCCCGGTCATCGGCGACGGCGGCCTGCAGTACTCCGGCGACATCGGCAAGGCCCTGGCGGCCGGCGCCGACACGGTGATGCTGGGCAGCCTGCTCGCGGGCTGCGAGGAGTCGCCGGGCGAGCTGCTGTTCATCAACGGCAAGCAGTTCAAGTCCTACCGGGGCATGGGCTCGCTGGGCGCGATGCAGTCCCGCGGCCAGGCCAGGTCCTTCTCCAAGGACCGCTACTTCCAGGGCGACGTCAGCTCCGACGAGAAGCTGATCGCCGAGGGCATCGAGGGCCAGGTGCCCTACCGCGGTCCGCTGTCCGCGGTGCTGTACCAGCTGGTCGGCGGCCTGCGGCAGACCATGGGCTATGTCGGCGCCGCCACCGTCGCCGAGATGGAGTCCAAGGGCCGCTTCGTCCGGATCACCTCGGCGGGGCTCAAGGAGAGCCACCCGCACGACATCCAGATGACCGTCGAGGCACCGAACTACCACGGCAAGTAACCGCACGTCCCATGGAAGGGCCGCCCCGGCGGCCCTTCCGTCGTTGTACGGGATACTGGGGCCTGGCAGTAGCAGGTTGAGCGAAGGGCTGGACGTGACCGAGATCGAGATCGGGCGGGGCAAGCGGGGCCGACGGGCGTACGCCTTCGACGACATCGCCGTCGTACCGAGCCGGCGGACCCGGGATCCGAAGGAGGTCTCGATCGCCTGGCAGATCGACGCCTACCGCTTTGAGCTCCCGTTTCTGGCCGCGCCGATGGACAGCGTGGTCTCCCCGGAGCAGGCCATCGCCTTCGGGCAGATGGGCGGCCTCGGCGTGCTCAACCTCGAAGGGCTGTGGACCCGCTACGAGGACCCGCAGCCGCTGCTGGAGGAGATCACCGAGGTCAAGGACGAGGCCGTGGCCACCCGCCGCCTCCAGGAGATCTACCGCGAGCCGATCAAGGCCGAGCTGATCGGCCGCCGGCTCAAGGAGATCCGCGACTCCGGCGTGGTCACCGCGGCCGCGCTCTCGCCGCAGCGGACCGCCGAGTTCTCCAAGGCCGTCGTGGACGCCGGGGTGGACATCTTCGTGATCCGCGGCACCACCGTCTCCGCCGAGCACGTCTCCGGCGCGGCCGAGCCGCTCAACCTCAAGCAGTTCATCTACGAGCTGGACGTCCCGGTGATCGTCGGCGGCTGCGCCACCTACACCGCGGCGCTGCACCTGATGCGCACCGGCGCGGCCGGGGTGCTGGTCGGCTTCGGCGGCGGCGCGGCGCACACCACCCGGACGGTGCTCGGCATCCAGGTGCCGATGGCGACCGCGGTGGCCGATGTGGCGGCGGCCCGGCGCGACTACATGGACGAGTCCGGTGGCCGCTACGTCCATGTCATCGCGGACGGCGGCGTCGGCTACAGCGGGGACCTGGCCAAGGCCGTGGCCTGCGGCGCCGACGCGGTGATGATCGGGGCGGCGCTGGCCCGGGCCAACGACGCGCCCGGCAAGGGCTTCCACTGGGGCATGGAGGCCGTGCACGAGGAGCTGCCGCGTGGAAAGCGGGTCGACCTGGGCACGGTCGGCAGCACCGCCGAGATCCTGCACGGCCCCTCGCACACCCCGGACGGCACCATGAACCTGTTCGGCGCGCTGCGCCGGGCGATGGCCACCACCGGGTACTCCGAGCTCAAGGAGTTCCAGCGCGTCGAGGTCACCGTGGCGCCCACCGCCCACCACTGACCGTTCTTGTTTCGTCCACGTCCCCGGCGCGTTCTCGTGCCGGGGACGCGGTCTTTGACCGCAAGCGCAGCCTTTGGTCTGTGATTCTGGAGCAAAGCGGCAGACTTGGGGCTTAACGGGTCCGGTCGGATGCACACGGAGGCAGCCTTGCGTAGCGCGAAACTGGGACCGGCCGAGCGGGCGGAATCGCTGGCCCGAATGGCCGAGCAGGAACTCGACGTGCTGGTGGTCGGCGGCGGGGTGGTCGGGGCGGGGACGGCGCTGGACGCCGTGACCCGCGGCCTCGCGACCGGTCTGGTCGAGGCGAGGGACTGGGCGTCGGGGACGTCCAGCCGTTCCAGCAAGCTGATCCACGG includes:
- a CDS encoding polysaccharide deacetylase family protein, which gives rise to MEHVLGSWSGRALGTTAGALALAALVTACRGSGGAAPAAGTSAGAVGASTSASAPSATTGGMSTDAALWSKWGLTPLNPTPAPPADKPIKLTRTGKVPVFRSVPTTQKVVFITLDDGAEKDPRFVAMMRDLRVPFTMFLMDDAIKTDYGYFKSLQTLGDSIQNHTLHHPAMSTVSAARQREEVCGDQKIITTEYGAAPFLFRPPYGDGAYSSTLNASVQACGPRAVVYWKETMQITGLQYQNGDKLQDGDIILAHFRGPSELKGETMTAMFANLLKRIQEQGFTVARLDDYIQKP
- the shbA gene encoding RNA polymerase sigma factor ShbA, producing the protein MTAAAGSVQTTGGAAVPIGELVVRAVGGNAEATDELLARVHPLVLRYCRARLVRLPGGARHHVDDVAQEVCLAVLCALPRYRDQGRPFEAFVYGIAAHKVADLQRAAMKGPGQSVFLAEDLPETPDDALGPEERALLSSEAAWARELLACLPARQRELVLLRVAAGLTAEETGEVLGMSAGAVRVAQHRALSRLRALALGGPEGLSA
- a CDS encoding class I SAM-dependent methyltransferase, which codes for MDDGAVEIESFRALLTDEGQALLAELADFRPGQELAVATRLRRSHDAELVSAAIGQAGLRQRAAAKFGAADAARMYFTPDGVEQATRSSVADWRAARFKALGVRRLADLCSGIGGDAIALARAGIEVLAVDRSPLTCAVAEANAAALGLDGLIQQRCGDVADVALTGFDAVFVDPARRGGRGRIFDPEAYSPPLSWAVTAARQTPFAALKVAPGIPHQAVPEGAEAEWVSDAGDVKEAVLWFGTGAAPEHPHRATLLPGGVTLTGGRLPDPEAGPVRRYLYEPDGAVIRAHLVAEVAEQLDAGLIDPTIAYLTADELRPTPFAGCYEISDVLPFGLKKLKALLRERRVGTVVVKKRGSAIEPEELRRKLKPEGPNSCTVFLTRAAGAPTMLLGQPVQAAR
- a CDS encoding WhiB family transcriptional regulator, giving the protein MADFSRLPGPNADLWDWQLSAACRGVDSSLFFHPEGERGAARSSREQSAKEVCSRCPVRTECATHALAVREPYGVWGGLTEDDREELLGRTRHRPSAGTARDMDTEADGEAEVDLDADVFESIRH
- a CDS encoding response regulator transcription factor, which produces MTSVLVCDDSPLAREALRRAVATVPGVDRVTTATNGEEVLRRWVADRSDLVLMDVRMPGLGGVETVRRLLSADPGARIIMLTVAEDLDGVALAVAAGARGYLHKDASRAELRATVTQALADPTWRLAPRRLRCAEMGAAPTLTAREIQVLEGMSHGRSNAEIGRELFLSEDTVKTHARRLFKKLGASDRAHAVALGFRWGLVR
- the groL gene encoding chaperonin GroEL (60 kDa chaperone family; promotes refolding of misfolded polypeptides especially under stressful conditions; forms two stacked rings of heptamers to form a barrel-shaped 14mer; ends can be capped by GroES; misfolded proteins enter the barrel where they are refolded when GroES binds), whose amino-acid sequence is MAKILKFDEDARRSLERGVNKLADTVKVTLGPKGRNVVIDKKFGAPTITNDGVTIAREVELDDPYENLGAQLVKEVATKTNDIAGDGTTTATVLAQALVNEGLRNVAAGAGPSGLKKGIDAAVKAVSDHLLSVAREIDGKEDIAAVAALSAQDQQVGDLIAEAMDKVGKDGVITVEESNTFGLELEFTEGMQFDKGYLSPYMVTDQERMEAVLEDPYILIHQGKISSIQDLLPLLEKILQGGSSKPLLIIAEDVDGEALSTLVVNKIRGTFNAVAVKAPGFGDRRKAMLGDLATLTGATVIAEEVGLKLDQAGLESLGSARRVTVSKDNTTVVDGAGDSSEVVGRVAQIKAEIENTDSDWDREKLQERLAKLAGGVCVIKVGAATEVELKEKKHRLEDAISATRAAVEEGIVAGGGASLVHAQKVLDGGLGLVGDEATGVAVVRRALVEPLRWIAQNAGLEGYVITSKVAELDEGQGYNAATGEYGDLLKAGVIDPVKVTRSALQNAASIASLLLTTETLVVEKPADDEGDAGHGHGGHGHSH
- the tsaD gene encoding tRNA (adenosine(37)-N6)-threonylcarbamoyltransferase complex transferase subunit TsaD: MADEPLVLGIETSCDETGVGIVRGTTLLADAVATSVEEHGRFGGVVPEIASRAHLEAMVPTVQRALDEAGIKASDLDGIAVTAGPGLAGALLVGVSAAKAYAYALDKPLYGVNHLASHICVDQLEHGRLPEPTMALLVSGGHSSLLLTSDITSDVRSLGATIDDAAGEAFDKVARVLGLGFPGGPVIDRYAAEGDPEAIKFPRGLSGPRDAAYDFSFSGLKTAVARWIEAKRRAGEEVPVRDVAASFQEAVTDVLTRKAVRACKDHGVEHLMIGGGVAANSRLRAMAQERCERAGIELRVPRMKLCTDNGAMVAALGSEMVWRNRRPSAFDLSADSSLPVTETHVPAAVPAAPVSHDELHRMSE
- the groES gene encoding co-chaperone GroES, translated to MTTTSSKVAIKPLEDRIVVQPLEAEQTTASGLVIPDTAKEKPQEGVVLAVGPGRFEDGQRLPLDVAVGDIVLYSKYGGTEVKYNGQEYLVLSARDVLAIIEK
- a CDS encoding LysR family transcriptional regulator, which translates into the protein MIEARHLRVLRAVARTGSFSAAARELGYTQPAVSQQMKALEKSVGTPLVVRVGRGVRLSEAGEVLVRHAAGILAGLTAAEEELAAIAGLRAGRVRLVSFPTASATLVPAAVAGVREAQPGVRVSLTEAEPPESLGMLRGGDCEVAVAFRYPGRVTELHLPLDDGGTGSRRQARAEAVVEATASAAACDWSDLVVRPLLKDRLVGVVAAGHPLAGRGADDPVALAELADEQWIAGCPQCRGHLVDMCAEEGFAPRIDFATDDYPAVLGLVGAGLGVTVLPELALASVRSAGVAVVPLASGVFREVVALTLPDLAQVPAVELMLDRLARVPVPSR